A single genomic interval of Nocardioides nitrophenolicus harbors:
- a CDS encoding DUF3817 domain-containing protein → MTKLFNVYRVLALVVGVLLLVGTVGSLLKYLLEDGTTLQRLGDDLTPIWLVHGWIYIVYVVVAFLLTQKARWTIPQLLLMLVAGLVPGLIFWVERRVAQRLREDHAELAQG, encoded by the coding sequence GTGACCAAGCTCTTCAACGTCTACCGCGTGCTCGCGCTCGTGGTCGGCGTGCTCCTGCTCGTCGGCACCGTCGGCTCGCTGCTGAAGTACCTGCTCGAGGACGGCACGACGCTGCAGCGGCTGGGTGACGACCTCACCCCGATCTGGCTGGTGCACGGCTGGATCTACATCGTGTACGTCGTCGTCGCGTTCCTGCTCACCCAGAAGGCGCGGTGGACGATCCCCCAGCTCCTGCTGATGCTGGTCGCGGGCCTGGTGCCGGGGCTGATCTTCTGGGTGGAGCGCCGGGTCGCACAGCGGCTGCGCGAGGATCACGCGGAGCTCGCGCAGGGCTGA